The region GGATTTAATCAGGATGGAACGCTGACGCTGAATGGAGACACACTCAATAACGCGCTGGACAACAACTTCTCTGACGTTACCGGATTCTTCCAGAACGCCAGCAGCTTTGGCCAGACGTTTGTCACGACGCTGAATAATTTAGGGACGCAGGCACCCGATGGAGCGATCTATCTTGCGCAACAGCAGAACAGCGCGGAGGAGGCTGCGCTCAATCTTAGCGTCAGCAACGAAGAAGCGCTTCTGGCGACAGAGCAGACGAACCTTACGACAGAACTGAATACTGCCAATCAGGTTCTGCAATCGATCCCCAGCCAGCTAAACGAGGTCAACGAACTGTATAGCGCCGTGACGGGCTACAACACGGGAAATGGAGGATAGCCAAGTGGGCGAGATGAGTTATCAGCAGCAGGCTTTGGTGGGTGCAACCGGCGTGGAGCTTGTGGTCGCGCTCTACGATGCGGCGATCCGTTTTCTCTACAGGGCCATGCAGTGCGTGGAAGAGGATGATGTTCGCGGCCGCCGCATCGCCGTAAAGAAGGTGGTCGACATTCTGATGTATCTGCAGGCGCGGCTTCGGCCAGATCTTGGCGGAAGCGTTGCCACATCGCTTGCCGATTTCTATGCGACGATGTTCACGATGACGCTGGAGGCATCGCACATTGCGTCGAAGGAGCAGTTTGAAGAGGTGATTGCCTGCGTCAGAAATGTTCGGGATGCATGGGTGATTGTCGCGCGCGATCCGGAGGCTGGAAAGGTGCTGCCCAGGGAGCTGCGGACGAGAGAAGAAAAATTTTTGCCGGTTGCAGAGGTGCGCGCAGCAGACAGCGAGGCTAGCGTCTCACGCTGGCTGGCATAGTCAGGTTGTAACTGAGAGCTCTTCTTCGAGGCGTTGCTTCTCAAAGAGGCTGGTGTAGTAGCCATTTCGCGCCAGCAGCTCGTCGTGGGTACCGCGTTCTGCGATAGTGCCGTTGACCAGAACGGCGATCTGATCGGCATTGCGTGCGGTCGAGATACGGTGCGAGATGAAGACGGTGGTGCGGCTCCCCATTCCCTGGCGCAGGCCGTTCAGGATGCGCTCTTCGGTATAGGTGTCAACGCTGGCGAGCGCATCGTCGAGGATAAGGATGCGGGGATTGCGAATGACGGCGCGCGCGATAGAGGTGCGCTGCTTCTGTCCGCCTGAGAGCGTCACCCCGCGCTCACCAACCATCGTCTCGAACCCTTTGGGAAACTCGAGGATCTCGGTGCTGATGTGGGCCGTTGTGGCGGCCTCTTCGATCTCCTCCATGGTCGCATCCGGTCTGCCAAAGGCGATGTTCTTGCGGATGGTCTCTGAGAAGAGAAAGGTCTCCTGAGGCACGAAGCCGATGCTCTTGCGAAGTTCGGCAAGCGTGAAGTGGCGAATGGGCTGGCCGTCGATGAGCACTGTGCCGACAGGCGCATCATGCAGGCGGGGGATAAGGCTGACCAGCGTGGACTTGCCTGAGCCGGTGGGGCCTACGATCGCAAGACTTGTGCCGGCGGGAATATGCAGGTCGATGTTGTGGAGAACCTCAGGCGCATTTGGATAGGCGAAGCTGAGGTTGCGGAACTCGATATCTCCGGTGATCGGATCGTCGACAGCAGAAGGGGCATCTGCAATGGACGGTTTTTGCTGAAGCAGCTCGTCGATGCGGACGACTGAAGCAGTGCCGCGCTGGAAGAGGTTGACGACCCAGCCGACGGCGATCATGGGCCAGGTGAGCTGCACCATATACACAATGAACGAGGTGAACTGGCCGACGGAGATGCGGTGGGCGACGACCTCGTGACCGCCTACCAGCAGGGTGATCATGAGCGATAGACCAAGAACGAACTCGAGCGTTGGCCAGAGCATGGCCATGAGACGGACGAGATAGAGGCTGCGCTTGATGTACTCCTGATTGGCAGCTTCAAAAGAAGCTATCTCTGCCTCTTCCTGAACGAAGGCGCGGATGAGG is a window of Edaphobacter dinghuensis DNA encoding:
- the fliS gene encoding flagellar export chaperone FliS, with translation MSYQQQALVGATGVELVVALYDAAIRFLYRAMQCVEEDDVRGRRIAVKKVVDILMYLQARLRPDLGGSVATSLADFYATMFTMTLEASHIASKEQFEEVIACVRNVRDAWVIVARDPEAGKVLPRELRTREEKFLPVAEVRAADSEASVSRWLA
- a CDS encoding ABC transporter ATP-binding protein — encoded protein: MLDQLRPLFPYLKRYWKSLAWGGIAVIFYNVIKILIPLVIGSAVDDMQHGLTEAKVVHHALRLLIIAIFAAIFLYITREVIIGASRDIEYDLRNDLFSNLERQSASFFHTHRTGDIMARTTNDLNAVRMLLGPAIMYSANTIVFTAAALPFMIRISPKLTLCAFVPLPIASVLVQYFGNRIHRRFERIQAMFSDISAKAQENFSGARLIRAFVQEEAEIASFEAANQEYIKRSLYLVRLMAMLWPTLEFVLGLSLMITLLVGGHEVVAHRISVGQFTSFIVYMVQLTWPMIAVGWVVNLFQRGTASVVRIDELLQQKPSIADAPSAVDDPITGDIEFRNLSFAYPNAPEVLHNIDLHIPAGTSLAIVGPTGSGKSTLVSLIPRLHDAPVGTVLIDGQPIRHFTLAELRKSIGFVPQETFLFSETIRKNIAFGRPDATMEEIEEAATTAHISTEILEFPKGFETMVGERGVTLSGGQKQRTSIARAVIRNPRILILDDALASVDTYTEERILNGLRQGMGSRTTVFISHRISTARNADQIAVLVNGTIAERGTHDELLARNGYYTSLFEKQRLEEELSVTT